ACGTACCTTATCGGCTGTTTTCCATGGCTGTCCTACATAAGCATACATATAGGTTATATGGTGACTGGGTTCGTTACCGTGTGCATATTGTCCGATCAAACCGCTGATATCAGGTGAAGCGTCTTTCCCCAAATCACCTTTAGCAAGGAACAAAGAGTCTAGTTTTGAGGTAAATACTTTTTCTCCTCCAAAGAGTCCGATCAGGCCTTCGACATCCTGAGGTACCAACCAGGTATATTGCCAGGCATTCCCTTCGGTATAGTCGTTCTGGCGGTGAATAGAGGTGAAAGGGTTGAAAGGAGTTCTCCAGGTATTATCGTTTATACGTCCTCGGGCAAATCCGGTCTGAGCATCAAAGTAATTCTTATAATTCTTTCCTCGCTTATCAAAGTATTTATAGTCTTCTCCAAGGCCTTCTTTCTTTGCTACTTGTCCGACACTCCAGTCAGCAATGGCATATTCCATCCCCATAGCAACGGATTCAACTGTGCTATCTGCAGGGATAAATCCATACTTCTTTACATAATTTAAGCCTCTTCCGTTCAGCATCATGGTATTCTTCATGGCCTCATATGCCAGATTCTTATCAAAGCCCTTTATTCCTTTTAAGCAGGCATCAGCTACTACAGGAACAGCGGGGCAACCAACCATACAATACGTTTCATTACCCATCAGGTGCCATACAGGAAGCTCTCCTTGTTGCTGGTAAATAGCCAGCATCGTATTCACAAAGTCACCAACTCTTTCAGGTTGAAGAATTGTAAAAAGAGGATGCGCGGCACGATATGTATCCCACAAAGAGAAGGTTGTATAGTTTGAAAAAGAAGCATTCTTATGTATCTTTTTATCGGCGCCAAGATAGTCTTTATTTCTATCACTGAACAAAGAAGGGGCGATCATGGTATGATACAAGGCAGTATAGAAAGTCTTCATGCGTGCTATGTTATCGGCTTTGATTGTCACCTTGCTTAATTCATTATTCCAGGCTTCATCTGCCTTTGATACTGTTTTATTAAAATTCCAGTCTGGAAGTTCTGCTGTCATATTGTCTTTGGCATTTTCTATGCTTACCGGAGATATGGCTACTTTTACCATAATTTTCTCATTGGCCTGTGTACGGAAATTGGCGACCCCGTAAACTCTTTGTGCTTTCAGTGATCTACCGGGTTTAACTGAAGTTGTGTCTGAGACGGTAAAACTCTTGAATGGCTTTGAAAAACGGGCATAAAAATAGATGCACTGATCCTTTGCCCATCCTTTTGAGTATCGATAACCGGATACTGTACTGTCATTCTCGGCTGTGATGTATGTCTCAACCGGACTATCCCAGCCAATTCCCTGCTCCAGGTTAATGATAATTCCCGCATTCCCTGATTTGGGGTAGCTATATTTGTGAAAACCTACCCGTTGAGTGGCAGTCAGTTCCACATTAATATTGTAACGTTTCAGGTGAACCGAATAATATCCCGGACGGGCAACTTCCTGTTTGTGAGAAAAGAGTGACAGATAACCACTCTCCGGATGAGCAAGGGTCCCTTTGGCACATTTCACCTTTCCTATAACTGGCATCAGGGAGATATCTCCCAGATCTCCAATTCCGGTGCCGCTGAGGTGAGTGTGGGAAAAACCTACAATGGTGGAGTCGGCATAATTATATCCTGAACACCAGTCCCATCCTTGTGTCAGATTAACAGGACCAAGCTGAACTGCTCCAAAAGGAACATTGGCTCCCAGAAATACATGACCATGTAATCCGGTTCCGATATATGGATCAACATAACGTGTTAGGTTCTCTATACAACGGTTCTTTTTAACTTGTTTACCAAAACTGGGCTGAACAAAAGATAAAACCAAAAAGCAAACAATAAAGCTCTTCAGAAAATCTATAAACAAACTTCTATCTCTCATAATATGTTTCTTTAAATATTTCTATATTTACAAAATCATTCAATAGCAACCTTACTATTTCGTTCAGTCCAATCTTCCGAACATAAATACCACGACTCAAATATTACGAGTACGGAATATATATCCCAATTAATTATCATTCCATTTATTTGTGCCGCTATAATCCAGTTTGTTTCTAACAAATGAATTCTACGGTCACTCTTACTTAGTAGACAGATTACACACATTAAACTGAGCAAACATCCCGACTGAAGTCAGGACAAATATAATAAATATGGCTAATATTTTATATCCCATAACATACGTTTTTATATTGATTGCAGTAATCAATACACTTTCTTCTTTAAACTTATATGCTGGATCCTGGTTAA
This genomic interval from uncultured Bacteroides sp. contains the following:
- a CDS encoding GH92 family glycosyl hydrolase, which produces MRDRSLFIDFLKSFIVCFLVLSFVQPSFGKQVKKNRCIENLTRYVDPYIGTGLHGHVFLGANVPFGAVQLGPVNLTQGWDWCSGYNYADSTIVGFSHTHLSGTGIGDLGDISLMPVIGKVKCAKGTLAHPESGYLSLFSHKQEVARPGYYSVHLKRYNINVELTATQRVGFHKYSYPKSGNAGIIINLEQGIGWDSPVETYITAENDSTVSGYRYSKGWAKDQCIYFYARFSKPFKSFTVSDTTSVKPGRSLKAQRVYGVANFRTQANEKIMVKVAISPVSIENAKDNMTAELPDWNFNKTVSKADEAWNNELSKVTIKADNIARMKTFYTALYHTMIAPSLFSDRNKDYLGADKKIHKNASFSNYTTFSLWDTYRAAHPLFTILQPERVGDFVNTMLAIYQQQGELPVWHLMGNETYCMVGCPAVPVVADACLKGIKGFDKNLAYEAMKNTMMLNGRGLNYVKKYGFIPADSTVESVAMGMEYAIADWSVGQVAKKEGLGEDYKYFDKRGKNYKNYFDAQTGFARGRINDNTWRTPFNPFTSIHRQNDYTEGNAWQYTWLVPQDVEGLIGLFGGEKVFTSKLDSLFLAKGDLGKDASPDISGLIGQYAHGNEPSHHITYMYAYVGQPWKTADKVREIMNTLYTDRFDGLCGNEDVGQMSAWYVFSALGFYPVNPSNGCFVFGSPVINNATIKVGNNKTFTMNVINNSAENKYIQKTTLNGKDYPKSYIQYKDIMNGGKLVIEMGNKPSSWGTSPDARPHSEM